From a region of the Sesamum indicum cultivar Zhongzhi No. 13 linkage group LG3, S_indicum_v1.0, whole genome shotgun sequence genome:
- the LOC105156967 gene encoding heavy metal-associated isoprenylated plant protein 33-like, which translates to MSKEEFLKIQTCVLKVNIHCDGCKHKVKKILQKIEGVYTTKIDSEQGKVTVSGNVDPSTLIKKLIKNGKHAELWGAPKANNNQLNNQFKNLQIDNGKGGNNKGQPQKGGGNNQPKGGPHGGGGGGGGQHPQLQQLQQMKGFQDLKIPPQFMKDLKMMPPNNGKGQNPKSVKFELPEDEGLSDDEFDDFDDDDDYDDDELDDDLDDAPLSKMKPMMGNGHGGSQMPNMMMNNMMNSQLMKGGGNNGGNGGGNGKKGGGGGGGGNIPVQVNHGGGNDGKGGANGGKKGGNGNNNGGNQNQGGGKGGKNGGGQSGGGGGGGGGGGNGGGQNKNGNNGKGGGGGGAPNGNNFMANGAIKGGGMSNGPHGMPNMMAMNAGGGAGQMGNMPMGHMSNLPMGQMSNLAAVQGLPASAMNGGAGGGGGYFQGAGPENMPGNPYYQQQLAAMMMNQQRANGNERFQPMMYARPPPAVNYMPPYPPYPYPPPPGERADQYAMFSDENTSSCNVM; encoded by the exons ATGAGTAAAGAAGAGTTCTTGAAGATCCAG ACTTGTGTTCTTAAAGTCAATATACACTGTGATGGCTGTAAGCATAAAGTGAAGAAAATCTTGCAGAAGATTGAGG GTGTATACACTACAAAGATAGATTCTGAGCAGGGGAAGGTGACAGTGTCTGGAAATGTTGACCCATCCACACTCATAAAGAAGCTTATCAAGAATGGGAAACATGCTGAGCTATGGGGTGCCCCAAAGGCCAACAACAACCAGCTTAATAATCAGTTCAAGAACCTGCAAATTGACAATGGTAAAGGTGGAAACAACAAGGGCCAGCCCCAAAAAGGTGGTGGAAACAACCAGCCGAAAGGCGGTCCTCACggtggcggtggcggtggcggtggCCAACATCCACAGCTTCAGCAGCTGCAACAGATGAAAGGGTTCCAGGATCTGAAAATTCCTCCTCAGTTTATGAAGGACTTGAAAATGATGCCTCCTAACAACGGCAAGGGCCAGAACCCGAAGTCGGTTAAATTTGAGCTGCCGGAGGATGAGGGGTTGAGTGATGATGAGTTTGATgattttgatgatgatgacgatTATGATGACGATGAGCTTGACGATGATTTGGATGATGCCCCTTTGAGTAAGATGAAACCGATGATGGGGAATGGCCACGGTGGCTCGCAGATGCCTAACATGATGATGAATAACATGATGAATAGCCAGCTGATGAAGGGTGGTGGAAACAATGGAGGGAACGGTGGcggaaatgggaagaaaggtgggggtggaggtggaggtgggaATATCCCTGTTCAGGTGAATCATGGTGGTGGAAATGATGGAAAAGGTGGTGCTAATGGTGGCAAGAAAGGTGGAAATGGGAATAACAATGGTGGAAACCAAAACCAAGGTGGTGGAAAGGGTGGCAAGAATGGCGGGGGCCAGagcggtggtggtggtggtggcggcggcggcggcggcaaTGGTGGTGGTCAAAACAAGAATGGTAACAACGGCAAAGGAGGCGGCGGCGGTGGGGCTCCTAATGGCAACAATTTTATGGCTAATGGGGCCATCAAAGGGGGTGGAATGAGTAATGGGCCTCATGGCATGCCTAACATGATGGCTATGAATGCTGGTGGTGGTGCGGGCCAGATGGGAAATATGCCAATGGGCCATATGAGCAATCTGCCAATGGGACAAATGAGCAATCTTGCAGCTGTACAAGGCCTGCCGGCCTCTGCCATGAACGGCGGTGCCGGTGGAGGTGGAGGGTACTTTCAAGGTGCTGGACCTGAGAACATGCCTGGAAACCCCTACTACCAGCAGCAACTGGCGGCAATGATGATGAACCAGCAACGTGCCAACGGGAACGAGAGGTTTCAGCCAATGATGTATGCCAGGCCTCCGCCTGCCGTCAACTACATGCCACCATACCCGCCCTACCCTTACCCTCCTCCACCAGGCGAGCGGGCCGACCAGTACGCAATGTTCAGCGACGAAAACACGTCTAGCTGTAACGTGATGTGA